In a single window of the Nicotiana tomentosiformis chromosome 8, ASM39032v3, whole genome shotgun sequence genome:
- the LOC104119423 gene encoding lachrymatory-factor synthase produces MEKKDSQPKWEVKVSTRLEKAISADQIFSVYKDFFGLNKWFPSLSTCYGIHGENGEVGCIRYCAGFSLPPESDGAGEAPVSWSKERLVAINPIERTLTYEIVDCNIGFKSYFSTVRIFPDEIDGQKGCKIEWFITVDQVERMRLEDLVKKYEVGLQRMAKKMEDALASS; encoded by the coding sequence ATGGAGAAAAAAGATTCACAACCAAAGTGGGAAGTTAAAGTCTCAACAAGATTAGAAAAGGCAATTAGCGCAGACCAAATATTTTCTGTTTACAAAGATTTCTTTGGCCTTAACAAATGGTTCCCTAGCTTGTCAACATGTTACGGCATCCACGGTGAAAATGGTGAAGTTGGTTGCATACGATACTGTGCCGGATTCTCTCTCCCACCGGAGAGTGACGGCGCCGGAGAAGCTCCGGTGAGCTGGTCCAAGGAGAGGTTGGTGGCTATTAATCCAATTGAGAGGACATTAACTTATGAGATAGTGGATTGTAACATTGGGTTCAAGTCATACTTTTCGACGGTCAGGATTTTCCCAGATGAAATTGATGGTCAAAAGGGATGTAAAATCGAGTGGTTTATCACCGTTGATCAAGTTGAAAGGATGAGATTGGAGGATTTGGTCAAGAAGTATGAAGTTGGGCTGCAGAGAATGGCTAAGAAGATGGAAGATGCCCTAGCAAGTTCAtaa